From one Pelecanus crispus isolate bPelCri1 chromosome 21, bPelCri1.pri, whole genome shotgun sequence genomic stretch:
- the NEFM gene encoding neurofilament medium polypeptide, producing the protein MSYTMEPLGNPSYRRVTETRASYGRASASPSSGFRSQSWSRGSGSTVSSSYKRPNLAGPRAAYGSAVLSSAESLDVSQSSLLNGAAELKLSRSNEKEQLQGLNDRFAGYIEKVHYLEQQNKEIEAELAALRQKHAGRAQLSDAYEQELRELRGALEQVSHEKAQIQLDSEHIEEDIQRLRERFEDEARLRDETEATIRALRKEMEEASLMRAELDKKVQSLQDEVAFLRGNHEEEVGELLAQLQASHATVERKDYLKTDLTTALKEIRAQLECQSDHNMHQAEEWFKCRYAKLTEAAEQNKEAIRSAKEEIAEYRRQLQSKSIELESVRGTKESLERQLSDIEERHNNDLTTYQDTIHQLENELRGTKWEMARHLREYQDLLNVKMALDIEIAAYRKLLEGEETRFSAFSGSITGPIFTHRQPSVTIASTKIQKTKIEPPKLKVQHKFVEEIIEETKVEDEKSEMEDALAVIAEEMAAKAQQEEKAEAAAVEVVSEKAAAEQAAAPEEEKEEEEAEEEEAAKSDAAEEGGSEKEEIEEKEEGEEAEEEGEEAEAKGKAEEVAAKAEKVKTPPSKSPPKSPPKSPVTEPAKAVQKEAAAEVGKEQKVEKAGEKPAKEEEKAASPEKPATPKVTSPEKPATPEKAVTPEKPATPEKPRSPEKPATPEKPRSPEKPATPEKPRSPEKPATPEKPRSPEKPATPEKPPSPEKPASPVKDEKAVVEETITVTKVTKISAEVEKGSRKEDIAVNGEVEEKKEEESKEKEVEEEDKGVVTNGLDVSPIDDKGEKIVVTKKAEKIIEGGDSATTYITKSVTVTQKVEEREESFEEKLVSTKKVEKVTSHAVVKEIKETE; encoded by the exons ATGAGCTACACCATGGAGCCCCTGGGCAACCCCTCGTACCGCCGGGTGACCGAGACCCGGGCCAGCTACGGCCGCGCCAGCGCCTCCCCGTCCAGCGGGTTCCGCTCGCAGTCGTGGTCGCGGGGCTCGGGCAGCACCGTCTCCTCCTCCTACAAGCGCCCCAACCtggcggggccgcgggccgcCTACGGCTCCGCCGTGCTCAGCTCCGCCGAGAGCCTGGACGTCAGCCAGTCCTCGCTGCTGAACGGCGCGGCCGAGCTGAAGCTGAGCCGCTCCAACgagaaggagcagctgcaggggcTGAACGACCGCTTCGCCGGCTACATCGAGAAGGTGCACTACCTGGAGCAGCAGAACAAGGAGATCGAGGCGGAGCTGGCCGCGCTGCGGCAGAAGCACGCCGGGCGGGCGCAGCTGAGCGACGCCTACGAGCAGGAGCTGCGGGAGCTGCGCGGGGCCCTGGAGCAGGTGAGCCACGAGAAGGCGCAGATCCAGCTGGACTCGGAGCACATCGAGGAGGACATCCAGCGCCTGCGGGAGCGCTTCGAGGATGAGGCGCGGCTGCGCGACGAGACGGAGGCCACCATCCGCGCCCTGCgcaaggagatggaggaggcCTCGCTGATGCGGGCGGAGCTGGACAAGAAGGTGCAGTCGCTGCAGGACGAGGTGGCTTTCCTGCGGGGCAACCACGAGGAGGAGGTGGGCGAGCTGCTGGCGCAGCTGCAGGCGTCCCACGCCACGGTGGAGAGGAAGGACTACCTGAAGACCGACCTCACCACGGCGCTGAAGGAGATCCGCGCCCAGCTGGAGTGCCAGTCCGACCACAACATGCACCAGGCCGAGGAGTGGTTCAAGTGCCGCTACGCCAAGCTGACGGAGGCGGCCGAGCAGAACAAGGAGGCCATCCGCTCCGCCAAGGAGGAGATCGCCGAGTACCGCCGGCAGCTGCAGTCCAAGAGCATCGAGCTGGAGTCGGTGCGCGGCACCAAGGAGTCGCTGGAGCGGCAGCTCAGCGACATCGAGGAGCGCCACAACAACGACCTCACCACCTACCAG GACACGATTCATCAGCTGGAGAATGAGCTTAGAGGAACAAAGTGGGAAATGGCACGTCACTTGAGGGAATACCAGGACCTCCTCAATGTCAAGATGGCCCTGGATATTGAAATTGCTGCATACAG GAAGCTACTGGAGGGTGAAGAGACAAGATTCAGTGCCTTCTCTGGAAGCATTACTGGACCCATATTCACACACAGGCAACCATCTGTCACAATAGCATCCactaaaattcagaaaacaaaaattgaacCACCAAAGCTGAAGGTCCAGCACAAGTTTGTAGAAGAAATCATTGAAGAGACAAAGGTAGAGGATGAAAAGTCTGAAATGGAAGATGCCCTAGCGGTTATTGCAGAGGAAATGGCAGCCAAGGcccagcaggaagaaaaagcagaagcagcagctgtagAAGTTGTTTCTGAGAAGGCTGCTGCAGAACAAGCAGCTGCCcctgaggaagagaaggaggaagaggaagcagaggaggaagaagccgCAAAATCTGATGCAGCGGAAGAAGGAGgttctgaaaaagaagaaatagaggaaaaggaagaaggggaggaggctgaggaagagggggaagaagcTGAGGCCAAGGGCAAAGCTGAAGAGGTagcagcaaaggcagagaaggTCAAGACACCTCCCTCAAAGTCACCCCCTAAATCCCCCCCGAAATCCCCTGTAACGGAGCCGGCCAAGGCTGTCCAGAaggaagcagctgcagaagtggGAAAAGAGCAGAAGGTGGAGAAAGCTGGTGAGAAGCCAGccaaggaggaagagaaagcagcatcTCCAGAGAAGCCAGCGACACCAAAGGTAACCTCCCCAGAGAAGCCTGCAACCCCGGAGAAAGCAGTGACCCCAGAGAAGCCGGCGACCCCGGAAAAGCCCCGCTCTCCGGAAAAGCCGGCGACCCCGGAAAAGCCCCGCTCTCCGGAAAAGCCGGCGACCCCGGAAAAGCCCCGCTCTCCGGAAAAGCCGGCGACCCCGGAAAAGCCCCGCTCTCCGGAAAAGCCAGCAACTCCAGAGAAGCCCCCTTCTCCAGAGAAGCCGGCCTCCCCGGTCAAAGATGAAAAGGCTGTGGTGGAGGAGACCATCACTGTCACAAAGGTAACAAAAATTAGTGCAGAGGTAGAGAAGGGGTCCAGGAAAGAAGACATTGCAGTGAATGGTGAggtggaggagaagaaggaggaggaatcCAAAGAGAAGGAGGTTGAGGAGGAGGACAAGGGAGTTGTCACCAATGGCCTAGATGTGAGCCCAATTGATGATAAGGGTGAGAAAATTGTAGTAaccaaaaaagcagagaaaatcaTTGAAGGTGGGGACAGTGCAACCACATATATCACAAAATCAGTGACAGTCACTCAGAAGGTAGAGGAACGTGAAGAAAGCTTTGAGGAGAAATTAGTGTCCACCAAGAAAGTGGAGAAAGTTACTTCACATGCCGTAGTAAAAGAGATTAAAGAGACcgaataa